Proteins co-encoded in one Alphaproteobacteria bacterium genomic window:
- a CDS encoding HAMP domain-containing histidine kinase produces the protein MQKQSFQFMRNALKRLDFTYGFSANRVHSYGAQYIAFGIFSVANYILPYFMWSYTEHDDYVSLSLRFVAGLLSFFLIMNDYWPKSFRKLLPLYWHITLLFCLPFMTTYMLLSTHASIYWLLNMSLALFLLALLVDWLSFTIILPLGVLLGYGLYWIMGGTSTIELRSEAFFLSVYMSIFAILIAIIFSRNRERAERDKILAIKALSATIAHEIRTPLSAITFGAKGMKKHLPKIIEGYELALDNNLPVRDIEKMNYDALKDMPESLSIVSRNANTIIDMLLMKLKEHPVEENLKVCSVGQCVQDLLENYPMFSSDKKLIHWNKENDFQFMGNQVLMRHVLFNLLKNAIYFVKSAGRGRISIWFEQSDIQNKLHFRDTGKGISTSDLPNIFDRFYTTTKHGTGIGLAFCKLTIQGFGGDIVCHSIEGKYTEFVMKFPKIHPQKNVISK, from the coding sequence ATGCAAAAACAATCTTTTCAATTTATGCGCAATGCTTTGAAGCGCTTGGATTTTACATATGGCTTCTCTGCAAATCGAGTCCATTCCTATGGTGCTCAATATATCGCCTTTGGTATTTTCTCTGTCGCAAACTATATTCTCCCCTATTTTATGTGGTCCTATACAGAACATGACGACTATGTGAGTCTTTCATTGAGATTCGTAGCCGGATTGTTAAGTTTTTTCTTGATCATGAATGACTATTGGCCAAAAAGTTTTCGTAAACTTCTCCCCTTATACTGGCACATCACCCTTTTGTTCTGTCTGCCCTTTATGACCACCTACATGCTTTTAAGCACTCATGCATCAATTTACTGGCTTTTGAACATGAGTCTTGCTTTGTTTTTGCTCGCCCTCCTTGTGGACTGGTTGAGCTTCACGATTATCTTACCCTTGGGAGTATTGTTGGGCTATGGGCTCTATTGGATTATGGGCGGAACGAGCACTATCGAATTAAGAAGCGAAGCCTTTTTTCTATCAGTCTATATGTCAATATTTGCCATTCTTATCGCCATCATTTTCTCACGCAATCGAGAGAGGGCCGAACGAGATAAAATCCTGGCCATTAAGGCACTGAGTGCCACCATTGCCCATGAAATCCGCACGCCACTCTCAGCAATCACATTTGGGGCAAAAGGAATGAAAAAACATTTACCCAAAATCATTGAAGGATACGAATTGGCCCTGGATAACAATCTTCCTGTTAGAGACATTGAAAAGATGAACTATGATGCCTTAAAAGATATGCCTGAAAGCCTTTCAATCGTCAGTAGAAACGCTAACACCATTATCGATATGCTCCTCATGAAGCTAAAAGAACATCCTGTCGAGGAAAATTTAAAGGTATGCTCAGTAGGCCAGTGCGTTCAAGACTTGCTTGAAAATTATCCTATGTTTTCAAGTGATAAAAAACTCATCCACTGGAATAAAGAGAATGATTTTCAGTTTATGGGAAATCAGGTTCTTATGAGACATGTTCTTTTCAATTTATTGAAAAATGCAATTTACTTCGTTAAATCTGCTGGAAGGGGAAGAATATCAATTTGGTTTGAACAAAGCGATATCCAAAATAAGCTGCATTTTCGTGACACTGGTAAAGGCATTTCAACATCCGACCTCCCGAATATCTTTGATCGATTCTATACCACCACAAAGCATGGGACTGGAATCGGACTCGCTTTTTGTAAATTGACTATTCAGGGCTTCGGGGGAGATATTGTTTGCCACTCGATTGAAGGTAAATACACTGAATTTGTGATGAAATTCCCAAAAATTCACCCTCAAAAGAATGTAATTTCTAAATAA
- a CDS encoding sodium:solute symporter family protein, producing the protein MIDFLIIISYFIVTILIGLYFGRNVRSIRDFAIADRRYSIPILVATITATMLDSGSTIGLTEKVFSVGIVFILIFLGEPITKLLMAQYIAPRMVKFADMISVGDMMDSFYGKPGRIVTGVAGTLLCIGYVGAQISAMGYFCQYFLEISYFWGVVLGAAVAIFYSAYGGIRAVTATDVLQFAAIIIAIPMICNIGLNIVGGYESLLTMIPDDSLNFFPQDENPFKYIFLFLIFCIPFLNPAVIQRLLMAKDTKQIVQSLRIAALIDIPFYLTIGSLGLIVLALQPGQEANLSLPYLIHAFLPVGIKGLAIVGIISIMMSTADSYLNAASIAVVHDIISPLNQKSLPDKTELLMARTTTVAIGVASILTAFSFTSVVELVLVFLNCWAPVVVVPLLAGIFDFKANARSFLCSVAAGLGMYCLWLTFSLEEVLGFGSLVPAMLANAFVFFVVHYSQQGSAIKMLTTKTESSNEKKAKTAA; encoded by the coding sequence ATGATTGATTTTCTTATCATTATTTCTTATTTTATTGTGACAATTTTAATTGGCCTTTATTTTGGGCGAAATGTGAGATCAATTCGCGACTTTGCAATTGCAGATAGGCGCTATTCCATCCCCATTTTGGTTGCAACAATTACCGCTACTATGCTCGATAGTGGTTCAACAATTGGACTGACAGAAAAAGTTTTCAGCGTTGGCATCGTCTTTATTCTAATTTTTCTAGGAGAACCCATAACGAAACTCCTTATGGCACAATATATTGCTCCACGAATGGTCAAGTTTGCCGATATGATCTCCGTGGGAGATATGATGGACAGTTTTTACGGGAAACCAGGACGCATCGTTACGGGGGTGGCTGGAACACTTCTTTGCATAGGCTATGTGGGTGCTCAAATAAGTGCCATGGGATATTTTTGCCAATACTTCCTGGAAATTTCATACTTTTGGGGAGTGGTTTTAGGAGCCGCTGTGGCAATTTTTTATTCAGCTTACGGAGGAATAAGAGCTGTCACAGCGACAGATGTATTGCAATTTGCAGCTATAATCATTGCGATTCCTATGATTTGCAATATCGGTCTTAACATTGTAGGAGGATATGAGTCGCTTCTGACAATGATTCCAGATGATAGTTTGAATTTTTTTCCCCAAGACGAAAACCCTTTTAAATATATTTTCTTATTCCTTATTTTTTGCATCCCTTTTCTTAACCCAGCGGTAATACAACGATTACTAATGGCAAAGGATACGAAGCAAATTGTCCAATCATTAAGAATAGCCGCTCTCATAGATATTCCTTTCTATTTAACTATCGGCAGCTTGGGACTGATTGTTCTAGCGCTCCAGCCAGGACAAGAAGCAAACTTATCCCTTCCATACCTTATACATGCCTTCTTACCTGTAGGAATTAAAGGACTTGCCATTGTCGGCATTATATCCATTATGATGTCAACGGCCGACTCGTATTTAAATGCAGCAAGTATTGCGGTCGTTCACGATATTATAAGTCCTCTTAACCAGAAATCTCTTCCAGATAAAACTGAGTTGCTTATGGCACGTACCACTACTGTTGCCATTGGAGTCGCTTCTATTTTAACTGCTTTTAGTTTTACAAGTGTCGTTGAGCTTGTGTTGGTTTTTTTAAACTGTTGGGCACCTGTTGTTGTGGTCCCACTGTTGGCTGGTATTTTTGATTTTAAAGCAAACGCTCGATCCTTTTTATGCAGTGTTGCTGCAGGTCTTGGAATGTATTGTCTATGGCTAACCTTTTCCCTTGAAGAAGTTCTTGGCTTTGGTAGTCTCGTCCCAGCCATGCTCGCAAATGCGTTTGTCTTTTTTGTCGTTCATTATTCCCAGCAAGGTTCCGCTATAAAAATGCTGACAACAAAAACAGAAAGTTCCAATGAGAAAAAAGCTAAAACTGCAGCATAA